A genomic stretch from Sphingobacterium sp. ML3W includes:
- a CDS encoding ferredoxin--NADP reductase produces the protein MYALQIAKIIPQPNNNITFQLESLAGDYPRYKAGQFITLSFMFGDREVRRSYSFNSSPDYDEPLSITVKRVENGEISRLLHHTIAEGDIVQAMEPQGLFTYEPDAHKVRTLFLFAAGIGITPLYSILKTALLVEDKSKVVLVYSNSASDQTPFREELEEWAMQFPDRLTIVWIYSNSKYLMKARLNRDYILSIVKDHLVGEKEEALFYTCGPVIYMDLCRFTLLGMGFDANQIKRETFLLPENEEDDDDESEKEIDTTSYRIKLHFQGESYDLEIPYNKSILDVGLEHKIKLPYSCKSGMCSTCISQCSKGKVRMDYNEVLTDREMENGRILLCTGHPTVEGTEIEVL, from the coding sequence ATGTACGCATTACAAATAGCAAAGATAATTCCCCAACCCAATAATAATATTACTTTTCAGTTGGAATCTCTTGCGGGCGACTATCCCAGATACAAAGCGGGACAATTTATTACACTTTCATTTATGTTTGGTGATCGGGAGGTTCGTCGTTCCTATTCTTTTAATAGTTCGCCGGATTATGACGAGCCATTAAGTATTACCGTAAAACGTGTGGAAAATGGAGAGATATCAAGATTGCTTCATCATACTATTGCCGAAGGGGATATTGTTCAGGCCATGGAACCACAGGGATTATTTACTTATGAACCTGATGCGCATAAAGTAAGAACTTTGTTTCTATTTGCAGCAGGTATTGGTATAACACCTTTGTATTCCATTCTTAAAACTGCGCTACTTGTTGAAGATAAGTCTAAGGTGGTATTGGTATATAGCAACAGTGCCTCTGATCAAACGCCATTCCGTGAGGAGCTAGAGGAATGGGCCATGCAATTCCCAGATCGTTTAACAATTGTCTGGATTTATTCCAACAGCAAATATCTGATGAAAGCCCGCCTGAACAGGGATTATATTCTTTCCATTGTCAAAGATCATCTTGTGGGGGAAAAAGAGGAAGCACTATTTTATACGTGTGGACCAGTGATTTATATGGATTTATGTCGTTTTACACTTTTGGGTATGGGCTTCGATGCCAATCAGATTAAAAGAGAAACATTTTTATTGCCTGAAAATGAAGAGGATGATGACGATGAATCTGAAAAAGAGATTGATACCACATCCTATCGAATCAAATTACATTTTCAAGGCGAAAGCTATGATCTTGAGATCCCTTATAATAAATCTATTCTGGATGTAGGATTGGAGCATAAAATCAAGCTACCTTATTCTTGCAAATCTGGCATGTGCAGTACATGTATCTCACAATGTTCCAAGGGGAAAGTCCGAATGGATTATAACGAAGTGTTAACCGATCGTGAAATGGAAAATGGGCGGATCTTATTATGCACCGGCCACCCTACTGTTGAAGGGACAGAAATTGAGGTACTTTAA
- a CDS encoding superoxide dismutase — MQTRRNFLQNAAKATLGIAVSGSILQDIASAKATELNAATLKFSQVKLPFSYAALEPNIDALTMEIHYTKHHMAYINAVNEAIVAEAIKETSEEQLLANISKYSPKARNNAGGAWNHNFFWESLSDKASQPSEKLLTMINKSFGSLDKFKEQFAAAATSRFGSGWAWLILDDSGNLKITSTPNQDNPLMDVAEVKGIPVLGLDVWEHAYYLHYQNKRADYIKNWWNVVNWKKVNERLA, encoded by the coding sequence ATGCAAACACGCAGAAACTTCCTTCAAAATGCAGCAAAAGCCACATTGGGTATTGCTGTATCTGGATCAATATTACAAGATATTGCTTCCGCGAAAGCAACTGAATTAAATGCCGCTACCTTAAAGTTTTCCCAAGTAAAGTTACCTTTCAGTTATGCCGCATTGGAGCCTAATATTGACGCCTTGACGATGGAAATCCATTATACAAAGCATCATATGGCCTATATCAATGCTGTCAACGAAGCTATTGTTGCTGAGGCGATCAAAGAAACTTCAGAGGAACAGCTTTTAGCTAATATATCCAAATATTCCCCGAAAGCCAGAAATAACGCTGGCGGAGCATGGAATCACAATTTCTTTTGGGAAAGCCTGTCCGACAAAGCTAGTCAACCATCAGAAAAATTGCTGACGATGATCAATAAGTCCTTTGGCTCATTAGACAAATTTAAGGAGCAATTCGCTGCCGCAGCGACAAGCCGCTTCGGTTCAGGCTGGGCCTGGTTGATTCTTGACGATTCGGGGAACCTAAAAATAACTTCTACGCCAAATCAGGATAATCCATTAATGGATGTTGCTGAAGTAAAAGGTATCCCAGTTTTGGGACTCGACGTTTGGGAACATGCTTATTACTTACATTATCAAAACAAGAGAGCAGACTATATTAAAAATTGGTGGAATGTCGTCAATTGGAAAAAAGTAAATGAGCGACTCGCATAA
- a CDS encoding SRPBCC family protein has product MTTIQNTTEINRNVGEVFAFLTDLNNHEQLMPENIYNWSSTSDEARFTIQNMAKLALRVDERVENQLIKLIPSEKAPFEVTLRWELQAVSDIVTKATFIIDADLNMMMKMIASGPLQKLIDFQVNKLKTVLG; this is encoded by the coding sequence ATGACTACTATTCAGAACACAACAGAAATCAACAGAAATGTCGGTGAGGTATTTGCTTTTTTAACCGATCTCAATAATCATGAGCAGTTAATGCCTGAAAATATCTATAATTGGTCTTCAACATCGGACGAAGCGCGATTTACCATTCAAAATATGGCAAAATTAGCGTTAAGAGTGGATGAGCGTGTGGAAAATCAATTGATCAAACTGATTCCTTCTGAAAAAGCTCCTTTTGAGGTTACTTTACGTTGGGAACTGCAAGCAGTATCAGATATTGTGACAAAAGCTACATTTATAATTGATGCAGATCTGAATATGATGATGAAAATGATCGCATCAGGGCCTCTTCAGAAACTGATTGACTTTCAGGTAAACAAACTTAAAACTGTATTGGGATAG
- the pyrE gene encoding orotate phosphoribosyltransferase, giving the protein MNNLNEVEQKVAESLLQIKAIKLQPKSPFTWASGWKSPIYCDNRITLSHPAIRTYIRQKLSKLIQEEFGSVDMISGVATAGIPQGVLVAQDLGLPFSYVRSSAKDHGRQNMIEGEVVSGQRVVVVEDLISTGKSSLIAVKALREAGCNVVGLVSIFTYGLQQATDNFADAKCPYFSLCNYDALIQVAAENGYVLEEDVEILKKWRLNPAGWSENFQ; this is encoded by the coding sequence TGAGGTTGAACAAAAAGTTGCTGAATCCTTATTGCAAATTAAAGCAATAAAATTGCAACCTAAAAGTCCTTTTACTTGGGCGTCGGGTTGGAAGTCTCCAATTTACTGTGATAACCGTATCACTTTATCTCATCCAGCGATACGCACGTATATTCGTCAGAAGCTTTCTAAGCTTATTCAAGAAGAGTTTGGATCTGTAGATATGATTTCTGGAGTTGCTACGGCAGGTATTCCACAAGGCGTGTTGGTAGCACAGGATTTGGGCTTACCATTTTCTTATGTTAGAAGCTCAGCTAAAGATCATGGACGTCAAAATATGATTGAAGGTGAAGTCGTTAGTGGGCAACGTGTAGTTGTGGTTGAAGATCTAATTTCGACAGGAAAAAGCAGCTTGATCGCGGTCAAAGCATTGCGTGAAGCGGGTTGTAATGTTGTTGGATTGGTTTCCATATTTACGTACGGATTACAACAAGCGACTGATAATTTTGCTGATGCAAAATGTCCTTATTTCAGCTTGTGTAACTACGATGCACTGATTCAAGTCGCCGCTGAAAATGGTTACGTATTGGAGGAAGATGTTGAAATTTTGAAAAAATGGCGATTGAACCCTGCAGGATGGAGTGAAAATTTTCAATAA